One segment of Sesamum indicum cultivar Zhongzhi No. 13 linkage group LG4, S_indicum_v1.0, whole genome shotgun sequence DNA contains the following:
- the LOC105160899 gene encoding 60S acidic ribosomal protein P0, whose protein sequence is MAPKLSKSEKKVVYDQKLCQLLDEYTQVLVAVADNVGSNQLQSIRKGLRGDSVVLMGKNTMMKRSIRMHAEKTGNNAILNLIPLLVGNVGLIFTKGDLKEVSEEVAKYKVGAPARVGLVAPIDVVVPPGNTGLDPSQTSFFQVLNIPTKINKGTVEIITPVELIKKGEKVGSSEAALLSKLGIRPFSYGLVVISVYDNGSVFSPEVLDLTEDDLIEKFAMGVSMVTSLSLAIAYPTLAAAPHMFINAYKNVLAVAVATDYSFPQADKVKEYLADPSKFAVAAAAAAAADSGAAPAAAAKEEEKKDEPAEESDDDMGFSLFD, encoded by the exons ATGGCGCCTAAGCTTTCAAAGTCCGAGAAGAAGGTCGTTTACGACCAGAAACTCTGCCAATTGCTTGATGAGTACACGCAGGTTCTGGTGGCGGTGGCCGACAACGTGGGTTCGAACCAACTTCAGAGCATTAGGAAGGGATTGAGAGGTGACTCTGTGGTTCTTATGGGTAAGAATACCATGATGAAGAGGTCTATTCGGATGCACGCTGAAAAAACTGGAAACAACGCTATCCTTAACCTAATTCCTCTCCTTGTT GGCAATGTTGGGCTGATCTTCACCAAGGGTGACCTGAAGGAAGTCAGTGAGGAGGTTGCCAAGTACAAG GTTGGAGCACCTGCTCGTGTTGGTCTGGTGGCTCCTATTGATGTTGTTGTTCCACCTGGCAATACTGGTCTCGATCCATCACAGACTTCCTTTTTCCAG GTCCTCAACATCCCAACCAAGATTAACAAGGGTACTGTTGAAATTATCACCCCTGTGGAGCTTATCAAAAAGGGTGAGAAAGTGGGTTCTTCTGAGGCTGCCCTGCTTTCAAAACTTGGAATTAGGCCCTTCTCTTATGGTCTTGTTGTCATCTCTGTTTATGACAATGGATCTGTATTCAGCCCTGAGGTGCTTGATTTGACTGAAGATGACCTCATTGAGAAGTTTGCCATGGGAGTTTCCATGGTTACGTCATTGTCACTAGCCATTGCATACCCGACCCTTGCAGCTGCACCACATATGTTCATCAATGCATACAAGAATGTTTTGGCTGTTGCTGTTGCAACTGATTATTCCTTCCCCCAAGCTGATAAAGTCAAGGAGTATCTTGCG GATCCCAGCAAGTTTGCTGTTGCCGCTGCTGCTGCTGCGGCTGCCGACTCTGGAGCTGctcctgctgctgctgctaaGGAAGAGGAGAAGAAGGATGAACCTGCTGAGGAGTCTGATGATGATATGGGTTTCAGCCTTTTCGATTAA